CCTCTACAAAGGCATCAACCCGGACCTGATCGACGCCATCTACGACCTGCTCTACACCAAAAGCATCTCCGGAATGGTGGACACCCGGCTGCTGACGCACTCGAGCCTGACCGCGGCCCAGTGGAACGCTGAGGCCGGGACCCACACCCTTCACCTGGAACATGCGGAGCAGGGCGCGTCCTACACACTGGACAGCGAAGCGGTGGTGCTCGCCACAGGCTACGGCTACCAGGAACCAGGTTTCCTCGCCGGCATCCGGGACCGCATCGCCCGGGACAGCGCGGGCAGGTTCGCCGTGGACCGGAACTACAGCGCCGGCGTCCATCCCGGCGAGATCTTCGTCCAGAATGCCGAGCTGCACACCCACGGGTTCGCCACCCCGGACCTGGGCATGGGCGCCTACCGCAATTCCTGCATCCTGCGCGAAATCACCGGCCGCGAGGTGTACCCCGTGGAGCGCAGTATTGCGTTCCAGCAGTTCGGGGCGCCGGCTGCGGTTGGCTCTCCGCTGGATTTTGGACCGGTGCCGGCATGACTTTCACCTTCCGCTGCCTCGACGCCGAAGCCGACGCGCCGCTCCTCCACAGTTGGGTGATCCAGCCCTATGCATCGTTCTGGGGCATGCTGTCCGCCAGCGTGGAGGACGTGGCGCTGGAATACAGGAACATCCAAACCAGCGGCCACCACCACGCGGTGCTCGGGCTCGACGGCGGCGTCCCCTCCTTCCTGATGGAGGAGTACCTTCCCGCGTCCTCGCCGCTGGCCGCTGTGTACCCCGTCCATCCCGGGGACGTGGGGATGCACCTGCTGGTGGCCCCGCCGTCGGCCGCTCCCGTGCGCGGGTACACCGCCGCCGTGATGGACGCCGTCCTGGCACGCCTCTTCAGCAAGCCGGGCGTGGACCGCATCGTGGTGGAGCCGGATATCCGGAACACCAGGATCCACGCCCTGAATCAACGCCTGGGCTTC
The Arthrobacter sp. PGP41 genome window above contains:
- a CDS encoding GNAT family N-acetyltransferase, which translates into the protein MTFTFRCLDAEADAPLLHSWVIQPYASFWGMLSASVEDVALEYRNIQTSGHHHAVLGLDGGVPSFLMEEYLPASSPLAAVYPVHPGDVGMHLLVAPPSAAPVRGYTAAVMDAVLARLFSKPGVDRIVVEPDIRNTRIHALNQRLGFQPARVVALPDKDALLSFCSRDDYLAARMSLLPALTPVTQGAPL